CAAGTCCACTTTCTTCAATTACTTTTTGATCATTTTTTCGATAAGCCACATTATGATCTGTTAACTCAAAGTTTTGAAAAATTTGTTTAGTCTTTCTTTTTTGAAGTGGTTCTGTATATATGAAATCATAAAATGGTTGGATGTCAGGATTAAAACTTGTAATATATGATGCAAGTTCAAAAGTTTTACTTGGATTATTTAAATATAAGAATCTTCCTGTATCAGTAACCATACCTCCATAGAGATAAGTTGCTGCCTCTTGAGTTATTTTAAACTCAAATTCTCTTGCCAAATCTACGATCATCTCAGCTGCTGAAGCAAATGTAGGATCTTTATAAAATATAGAGACATTTTCTACATCTGTATCATTTTGGTGATGGTCTATAATCACGATTTCTTTGCCTAATGGATATCGATCATCACTAATCATTCTTGTTACTGAAACATCGGTGATAATGACTAAAGCATCTTTATACATATCATCAGAAATTTCATCCATTTGAGCTTTATAACTCATCTGATTTAAATCTCCAACGACATAAACCTCTTTTTGAGGATAATTTTCCTTTAATAATAAATAAAGTCCATATTGACTACCGATTGCATCCATGTCTGGTCTAGAGTGTCTATGGATGATAATTTTGTTATATTCTTCTATTTTCTTTAGTATTTCTTTTTTAATATTCATACAAATTCCTTTCTTTTACGGATTATAATAGTATATCATAAAAAGAGAGAAAAAGCGATTATATAACCGCTTTATTTTCTATTGTTTAAGCTGATATATCGCTATCTTTAGCGTTATTTAGCTTATCTACATCTTTTTTCAATCCCTCTGACATTTTATCTCTTCCCAATGTTTTTCTTTGTCTAATGAACAAGAGATAGTAACTAGTTAATACAACTACAAGATAGATGACCACATTTCGTGTCACTTTATCTCTTACATTAATAATAATAGGTGCATTATAACTAACTCCATCAATATCAGTTAATGGTACTTCATCATATTCATTTATGTAATTATCTAATGGTGTTTTTAATGTGTAAAGCGATTCAGTAAGTTCAACTTCTATATCAAAGATTTCTACTTCATCTTTGGAAAAAGTAATATGTGTGATCGTCTGAAAGACGTCATCTTTTTCAAAATAATTTCTTAGAAAAAGTGAACCTTGTGTATCTGGATCAAATGCAGAATATAATCCAAGATTATATAAATTAAACCCTGTGTATGAAACCTCTACATCTGAATCAGCACTTACTAAAACATCAAAATATTCAGGTAACATTTCCCCGCTTTTTTGAACAACTAATAATTGAAATCCTTCTAATACTAGTAATCCATTAGTTGTATCAGTAATATGGGCAGCTTGATATATGAGAACTAAAAATTCTTTATCATTTTGTGTAACTGTTTGTTCAAAGACCGGTGTTTCATCATAATAAGCAGCAGAAATTAAATCTTGATATTCTTGGTTTTCTAATTTTTCAGCTGCAATATCTACAATTTCTCTAGATCGATAATATTCATCTGTTATGCTATAGACTAACATCAGTCCTACAGTAATGATGAGTCCAAACATAATTCTATTAACGAGCTTCATCTTAAGCCCACATACCTAGATTATTTGCTTTTGCATAGCTTTCTGCATTCTGGAACCATTGGTCTAATGAAATGCCATTAAATACTAATTGTTGATCTTCATCAGAATAGTTATTTTGACTATATCCCATCTTAACAACCATATAGTTAACCAAGACTCCATCAGCCCATACAAGGCCTAAATGTCTACCATATGTTTCACGTATACCTGATGTAGGATCATGTTGAATATACACGGTTGTTGCATTTTCTAATAAACTAGCAACATATTGTTGTGCTTGTGTTGCTAAATCTCCTGAGCCTGTTTCTAATGTATCTATTCCAATAAATCTAACGCGATCAGCACCTTCAAAACCTGGAGTGAAATAAGCAGTATCACCATCATTGTTATAAATGAATTCTACTTCTACAACGCCACCAGCTTCGGTGAAATAATCAAGTAATAAATATTCAGCTTCTAAAGTAAATGTTTCAGGATATGCAACTGGGTGTGTTCCAAACATTGTAAAGTTATCAACAGCATAAATGCCCCAATCTGCAATATTAAATGTTGTATTACCTTCGACTACTGACATGTCTCTTACAAATGTTTTATCATTTGCATATAAAAGCCCACCACCAACAGTTCCTAAAACATCAGTATCAACATCGTTGTAGTATGTTAGTGCAATTGCTTCTCTACCATTAAATGAAAGATCTGCAGTTGTCATATCAGCTAAAGCTAATATTTCAGCACGACTACTTGGATTTACGATAATGAATGTTTCATGTGATGCTAGTGTTCCAGTTAATTCTATTGAAGTCTCAACTGTATCAGTTACAACTCTTCTATAAATTGTTAAACTAAAATTTGATAAATCAATTGCTTCATCAGTTGTATTATATAACTCAACCATTTTGGATTCATCAGAACCTTCAAAATATTTAGAAATGATTAACCCTAATTCAGGTATAATTAATTCTTCAGCAATATAGACAACTACAACCGCATCATCGTTTAAGATGTCGCCAGCTACTAATTGATCACCATATTCTACAAAATATCCAGGTTCAACATCATTTGTTTCTACT
The sequence above is drawn from the Mariniplasma anaerobium genome and encodes:
- a CDS encoding lamin tail domain-containing protein, which translates into the protein MIKKVLLIFVTILTSLTIVACKTDEELGLPDLAGKSKQEVVNVFSDLGVQGVFEDVINIDITEGYFVSYGEGFEVGQTYEAGDQITVNFALFANILPDLTGKTQAQIYASLSKINVIVEILTVETNDVEPGYFVEYGDQLVAGDILNDDAVVVVYIAEELIIPELGLIISKYFEGSDESKMVELYNTTDEAIDLSNFSLTIYRRVVTDTVETSIELTGTLASHETFIIVNPSSRAEILALADMTTADLSFNGREAIALTYYNDVDTDVLGTVGGGLLYANDKTFVRDMSVVEGNTTFNIADWGIYAVDNFTMFGTHPVAYPETFTLEAEYLLLDYFTEAGGVVEVEFIYNNDGDTAYFTPGFEGADRVRFIGIDTLETGSGDLATQAQQYVASLLENATTVYIQHDPTSGIRETYGRHLGLVWADGVLVNYMVVKMGYSQNNYSDEDQQLVFNGISLDQWFQNAESYAKANNLGMWA
- a CDS encoding DHH family phosphoesterase, which gives rise to MNIKKEILKKIEEYNKIIIHRHSRPDMDAIGSQYGLYLLLKENYPQKEVYVVGDLNQMSYKAQMDEISDDMYKDALVIITDVSVTRMISDDRYPLGKEIVIIDHHQNDTDVENVSIFYKDPTFASAAEMIVDLAREFEFKITQEAATYLYGGMVTDTGRFLYLNNPSKTFELASYITSFNPDIQPFYDFIYTEPLQKRKTKQIFQNFELTDHNVAYRKNDQKVIEESGLDFHSISRGMVNQMAGIIEVPIWANFTEDVEHNVIVGEFRSRGIVIVDIAKKYGGGGHNHACGASLKDWNEVEDILKDFDERVVENEKNIK